One part of the Lotus japonicus ecotype B-129 chromosome 2, LjGifu_v1.2 genome encodes these proteins:
- the LOC130737840 gene encoding serine/threonine protein phosphatase 2A 59 kDa regulatory subunit B' zeta isoform-like isoform X3, protein MIKQMLSKIPRRPSKSSHSDFNGDEGVVNDGVDSNFTFKFNSASSKVKTFEFQFGWVGFGELEFCTALYEFSKTNQAKKSAPAVASQVSSVMAQSVYEALPAFRDVPSSEKPNLFIRKLSMCCVVFDFNDPAKHFKVKDIKRQTLLELVDYISSVNSKFNEVTMQEVTKMVAANLFRTLPSSNHDGKVADAYDVEDEEPTFEPAWSHLQVVYEILYRFVASSETDSKLAKRYIDYSFVLKLLDLFDSEDQRERDYLKTILHRIYGKFMVHRPFIRKAINNTFYQFMFETEKHNGIAELLEILGSIINGFALPLKEEHKLFLVRALIPLHRPKCVSMYHQQLSYCITPFVEKDVKLADTIRGILKYWPITNSSKEVLFLGELEEVLEATQPAEFQRCVVPLFCQIGRCLNSLHFQET, encoded by the exons ATGATCAAACAGATGCTTAGTAAAATACCACGCAGGCCTTCAAAATCATCTCACAGTGATTTCAACGGTGATGAAGGGGTGGTCAATGATGGGGTTGATTCCAATTTCACCTTTAAATTCaattcagcttcttcaaaagtCAAAACCTTTGAATTTCAGTTTGGGTGGGTCGGATTCGGGGAATTGGAGTTTTGTACTGCCCTCTACGAGTTCAGTAAAACAAACCAAGCTAAGAAATCTGCTCCTGCAGTTGCATCCCAAGTTAGTTCTGTAATGGCTCAAAGTGTTTATGAGGCTTTGCCGGCTTTTCGAGACGTTCCTAGTTCGGAAAAGCCGAATCTTTTTATCAGGAAGTTGAGtatgtgttgtgttgtgtttgatTTTAATGATCCTGCCAAGCATTTTAAAGTGAAGGACATCAAGAGGCAAACTTTGCTTGAGCTTGTTGATTATATTTCGTCTGTGAATTCGAAGTTCAATGAAGTGACAATGCAGGAGGTCACGAAGATGGTGGCCGCAAACTTGTTTCGAACTCTGCCGTCTTCTAATCATGATGGTAAGGTTGCAGATGCTTATGATGTTGAAGATGAGGAACCCACGTTTGAACCGGCATGGAGTCATCTGCAGGTTGTGTATGAAATTCTCTATAGGTTTGTGGCTTCATCAGAGACAGATTCGAAGCTTGCTAAAAGATACATTGATTATTCATTTGTGTTGAAACTTCTTGACCTCTTCGACTCTGAGGACCAAAGAGAGAGGGACTATTTGAAGACTATTCTCCACCGCATTTATGGGAAGTTCATGGTACATCGGCCGTTCATTAGGAAAGCTATCAACAATACCTTTTACCAGTTCATGTTTGAGACAGAGAAACACAATGGAATTGCAGAGTTGCTGGAGATATTAGGCAGCATAATTAATGGATTCGCTCTGCCTTTGAAAGAAGAGCATAAGCTGTTCCTTGTCCGTGCTCTGATCCCTCTTCACAGGCCGAAGTGTGTCTCTATGTATCATCAACAGCTTTCCTATTGCATTACTCCATTTGTTGAAAAGGATGTCAAGTTAGCAGATACAATTAGAGGCATTTTGAAATATTGGCCCATTACTAATAGTTCAAAGGAGGTATTGTTCCTTGGTGAACTGGAGGAAGTTTTAGAAGCCACTCAACCTGCAGAATTTCAGCGCTGTGTGGTGCCATTGTTTTGTCAAATTGGTAGATGCCTCAACAGCCTACACTTCCAG GAGACTTAG
- the LOC130737840 gene encoding serine/threonine protein phosphatase 2A 59 kDa regulatory subunit B' zeta isoform-like isoform X2, which translates to MIKQMLSKIPRRPSKSSHSDFNGDEGVVNDGVDSNFTFKFNSASSKVKTFEFQFGWVGFGELEFCTALYEFSKTNQAKKSAPAVASQVSSVMAQSVYEALPAFRDVPSSEKPNLFIRKLSMCCVVFDFNDPAKHFKVKDIKRQTLLELVDYISSVNSKFNEVTMQEVTKMVAANLFRTLPSSNHDGKVADAYDVEDEEPTFEPAWSHLQVVYEILYRFVASSETDSKLAKRYIDYSFVLKLLDLFDSEDQRERDYLKTILHRIYGKFMVHRPFIRKAINNTFYQFMFETEKHNGIAELLEILGSIINGFALPLKEEHKLFLVRALIPLHRPKCVSMYHQQLSYCITPFVEKDVKLADTIRGILKYWPITNSSKEVLFLGELEEVLEATQPAEFQRCVVPLFCQIGRCLNSLHFQGWIL; encoded by the exons ATGATCAAACAGATGCTTAGTAAAATACCACGCAGGCCTTCAAAATCATCTCACAGTGATTTCAACGGTGATGAAGGGGTGGTCAATGATGGGGTTGATTCCAATTTCACCTTTAAATTCaattcagcttcttcaaaagtCAAAACCTTTGAATTTCAGTTTGGGTGGGTCGGATTCGGGGAATTGGAGTTTTGTACTGCCCTCTACGAGTTCAGTAAAACAAACCAAGCTAAGAAATCTGCTCCTGCAGTTGCATCCCAAGTTAGTTCTGTAATGGCTCAAAGTGTTTATGAGGCTTTGCCGGCTTTTCGAGACGTTCCTAGTTCGGAAAAGCCGAATCTTTTTATCAGGAAGTTGAGtatgtgttgtgttgtgtttgatTTTAATGATCCTGCCAAGCATTTTAAAGTGAAGGACATCAAGAGGCAAACTTTGCTTGAGCTTGTTGATTATATTTCGTCTGTGAATTCGAAGTTCAATGAAGTGACAATGCAGGAGGTCACGAAGATGGTGGCCGCAAACTTGTTTCGAACTCTGCCGTCTTCTAATCATGATGGTAAGGTTGCAGATGCTTATGATGTTGAAGATGAGGAACCCACGTTTGAACCGGCATGGAGTCATCTGCAGGTTGTGTATGAAATTCTCTATAGGTTTGTGGCTTCATCAGAGACAGATTCGAAGCTTGCTAAAAGATACATTGATTATTCATTTGTGTTGAAACTTCTTGACCTCTTCGACTCTGAGGACCAAAGAGAGAGGGACTATTTGAAGACTATTCTCCACCGCATTTATGGGAAGTTCATGGTACATCGGCCGTTCATTAGGAAAGCTATCAACAATACCTTTTACCAGTTCATGTTTGAGACAGAGAAACACAATGGAATTGCAGAGTTGCTGGAGATATTAGGCAGCATAATTAATGGATTCGCTCTGCCTTTGAAAGAAGAGCATAAGCTGTTCCTTGTCCGTGCTCTGATCCCTCTTCACAGGCCGAAGTGTGTCTCTATGTATCATCAACAGCTTTCCTATTGCATTACTCCATTTGTTGAAAAGGATGTCAAGTTAGCAGATACAATTAGAGGCATTTTGAAATATTGGCCCATTACTAATAGTTCAAAGGAGGTATTGTTCCTTGGTGAACTGGAGGAAGTTTTAGAAGCCACTCAACCTGCAGAATTTCAGCGCTGTGTGGTGCCATTGTTTTGTCAAATTGGTAGATGCCTCAACAGCCTACACTTCCAG GGTTGGATCCTGTAG
- the LOC130737840 gene encoding serine/threonine protein phosphatase 2A 59 kDa regulatory subunit B' zeta isoform-like isoform X1, which translates to MIKQMLSKIPRRPSKSSHSDFNGDEGVVNDGVDSNFTFKFNSASSKVKTFEFQFGWVGFGELEFCTALYEFSKTNQAKKSAPAVASQVSSVMAQSVYEALPAFRDVPSSEKPNLFIRKLSMCCVVFDFNDPAKHFKVKDIKRQTLLELVDYISSVNSKFNEVTMQEVTKMVAANLFRTLPSSNHDGKVADAYDVEDEEPTFEPAWSHLQVVYEILYRFVASSETDSKLAKRYIDYSFVLKLLDLFDSEDQRERDYLKTILHRIYGKFMVHRPFIRKAINNTFYQFMFETEKHNGIAELLEILGSIINGFALPLKEEHKLFLVRALIPLHRPKCVSMYHQQLSYCITPFVEKDVKLADTIRGILKYWPITNSSKEVLFLGELEEVLEATQPAEFQRCVVPLFCQIGRCLNSLHFQEPFVSKTRTLNLCCC; encoded by the exons ATGATCAAACAGATGCTTAGTAAAATACCACGCAGGCCTTCAAAATCATCTCACAGTGATTTCAACGGTGATGAAGGGGTGGTCAATGATGGGGTTGATTCCAATTTCACCTTTAAATTCaattcagcttcttcaaaagtCAAAACCTTTGAATTTCAGTTTGGGTGGGTCGGATTCGGGGAATTGGAGTTTTGTACTGCCCTCTACGAGTTCAGTAAAACAAACCAAGCTAAGAAATCTGCTCCTGCAGTTGCATCCCAAGTTAGTTCTGTAATGGCTCAAAGTGTTTATGAGGCTTTGCCGGCTTTTCGAGACGTTCCTAGTTCGGAAAAGCCGAATCTTTTTATCAGGAAGTTGAGtatgtgttgtgttgtgtttgatTTTAATGATCCTGCCAAGCATTTTAAAGTGAAGGACATCAAGAGGCAAACTTTGCTTGAGCTTGTTGATTATATTTCGTCTGTGAATTCGAAGTTCAATGAAGTGACAATGCAGGAGGTCACGAAGATGGTGGCCGCAAACTTGTTTCGAACTCTGCCGTCTTCTAATCATGATGGTAAGGTTGCAGATGCTTATGATGTTGAAGATGAGGAACCCACGTTTGAACCGGCATGGAGTCATCTGCAGGTTGTGTATGAAATTCTCTATAGGTTTGTGGCTTCATCAGAGACAGATTCGAAGCTTGCTAAAAGATACATTGATTATTCATTTGTGTTGAAACTTCTTGACCTCTTCGACTCTGAGGACCAAAGAGAGAGGGACTATTTGAAGACTATTCTCCACCGCATTTATGGGAAGTTCATGGTACATCGGCCGTTCATTAGGAAAGCTATCAACAATACCTTTTACCAGTTCATGTTTGAGACAGAGAAACACAATGGAATTGCAGAGTTGCTGGAGATATTAGGCAGCATAATTAATGGATTCGCTCTGCCTTTGAAAGAAGAGCATAAGCTGTTCCTTGTCCGTGCTCTGATCCCTCTTCACAGGCCGAAGTGTGTCTCTATGTATCATCAACAGCTTTCCTATTGCATTACTCCATTTGTTGAAAAGGATGTCAAGTTAGCAGATACAATTAGAGGCATTTTGAAATATTGGCCCATTACTAATAGTTCAAAGGAGGTATTGTTCCTTGGTGAACTGGAGGAAGTTTTAGAAGCCACTCAACCTGCAGAATTTCAGCGCTGTGTGGTGCCATTGTTTTGTCAAATTGGTAGATGCCTCAACAGCCTACACTTCCAG GAACCCTTCGTTTCTAAGACTCGAACACTAAACCTCTGCTGCTGTTGA
- the LOC130736276 gene encoding uncharacterized protein LOC130736276: MGLNAQSSAQSKKDSGRKNSRTPARKCYKSSTRSQGTRDSPVFEDVSHEISSADEEADVEASAPQTEVPVSNVPDKENSPSLDSSSESKNSEPENEAHEAVSYEETTKSPPSVHEISDADDSDDVPLASVAARMKKRIRVPVEDTPSGSQKKAKSTMYVQSKGKQKVVDSSHKKVKKTAEKKKIPRIDLESESDVEVDVQDIRTSEKKKFSGKRIPSDVPSFPIDNVSFHVAENVLKWKYVCNRQIGKEREIGKDVLECKMIVALIDRAGLRKTVMDIGKCYEKLVKEFLVNLTDDVGIPGSAEFRKVYVRGKCVTFSPAVINQALGRSVVEFVEEELSLDKVAKELTTGQVKKWPAKKLLSTGLLSVKYAILNRIGVVNWIPSHHTSAVSAILAKLIYRIGTEVPFDFGSLVFAQTLKHAETCAVKLPISFPSLLTAIILKQHPDILKMDDVAFPKGTPITLDHRLFLDPHVLDIDMPSRRTSIPVSMSASGTHSVIAELEDLSKELQVSIKVATERKLKVDTLIAKLKEEAGHEGESRSDAAEEEGSEEEES, from the coding sequence ATGGGATTGAATGCGCAATCCTCTGCTCAATCCAAGAAGGATTCTGGAAGAAAGAATTCAAGAACTCCTGCAAGAAAGTGCTACAAGTCGAGTACGAGATCTCAGGGCACTCGTGACTCACCTGTGTTTGAGGATGTTTCTCATGAAATTTCCTCTGCGGATGAAGAGGCAGATGTTGAGGCTTCTGCTCCTCAAACTGAAGTTCCTGTATCCAATGTGCCTGATAAGGAGAATTCGCCATCTCTGGATTCATCCTCTGAGTCCAAGAACTCAGAACCAGAGAATGAAGCCCACGAGGCTGTCTCTTATGAGGAGACTACCAAATCTCCTCCATCTGTTCATGAAATTTCAGATGCTGATGACTcagatgatgttcctctggcaAGTGTTGCTGCCAGGATGAAGAAGAGAATAAGGGTTCCTGTTGAAGACACCCCCTCTGGTTCACAAAAGAAGGCCAAATCCACTATGTATGTGCAGAGCAAAGGTAAACAAAAGGTTGTGGATTCCTCACACAAGAAGGTAAAGAAAACtgctgagaagaagaaaattccaAGGATTGATTTGGAATCTGAGTCTGATGTTGAAGTCGATGTTCAGGACATTCGGACTTCTGAAAAGAAGAAATTCTCTGGTAAGCGAATTCCTTCAGATGTCCCTTCTTTCCCTATTGATAATGTTTCCTTTCATGTTGCTGAGAATGTTCTCAAGTGGAAATATGTTTGCAACCGCCAGATTGGAAAAGAAAGGGAGATTGGCAAGGATGTGCTTGAGTGTAAGATGATTGTTGCTCTCATTGACCGGGCTGGTCTAAGGAAGACAGTCATGGATATTGGAAAATGTTATGAGAAGCTAGTGAAAGAGTTCCTAGTTAATTTGACAGATGATGTTGGCATTCCTGGAAGTGctgaattcaggaaagtttATGTGCGAGGGAAATGTGTAACTTTTTCTCCTGCTGTGATCAACCAAGCCCTTGGAAGAAGTGTTGTGGAGTTTGTTGAGGAAGAATTGTCTTTGGACAAGGTTGCCAAGGAACTCACTACTGGACAAGTGAAGAAGTGGCCTGCTAAGAAGCTTTTATCTACAGGGTtattgagtgtgaagtatgctattctgaACAGGATAGGAGTGGTGAATTGGATCCCTTCTCATCATACCTCTGCTGTCTCTGCAATTTTAGCCAAACTGATCTACAGAATTGGGACTGAGGTGCCTTTTGATTTTGGCTCTTTGGTGTTTGCTCAAACTTTGAAACATGCAGAAACTTGTGCTGTAAAGCTGCCTATTTCTTTTCCTTCACTCTTGACTGCTATCATCCTGAAGCAGCATCCTGATATACTCAAAATGGATGATGTGGCTTTTCCTAAGGGTACCCCCATCACTTTGGATCATCGCTTGTTCCTGGATCcccatgtcctggacattgataTGCCATCTCGCAGGACATCAATTCCTGTTTCAATGTCTGCTTCTGGAACTCATAGTGTTATTGCTGAATTGGAGGATCTTTCAAAGGAGCTGCAGGTGTCTATCAAGGTTGCTACTGAGAGGAAGCTGAAAGTGGATACTTTGATTGCTAAGCTTAAAGAGGAGGCAGGTCACGAGGGTGAGTCTAGAAGTGATGCTgcagaggaggaaggatctgaggAAGAGGAGTCTTAA